One genomic segment of Rhinolophus sinicus isolate RSC01 linkage group LG11, ASM3656204v1, whole genome shotgun sequence includes these proteins:
- the LDHD gene encoding putative D-lactate dehydrogenase, mitochondrial isoform X2, with protein MASLLRAAVTWGLFPWRGYCSRGTQGKLSKDFVETLKAVVGSPHVSTAASVLEQHGHDESMHRCQPPDVVVWPQNVEQVSQLAALCYGQKVPIIPFGTGTGLEGGVCAVQGGVCINLTHMDRILELNPEDFSVVVEPGVTRKALNTYVRDSGLWFPVDPGADASLCGMAATGASGTNTVRYGTMRDNVLNLEVVLPGGRLLHTAGQSRHFRVQAAVDSTIHILQAAVPVARIEFLDDVMMDACNRYSNLNCSVAPTLFLEFHGSEQALAEQLQRTEEIVQYNGASHFSWAKEAEQRSQLWTARHNAWYAILALRPGCKGYATDVCVPISRLPEILVQTKEDLKASGLTGAIVGHVGDGNFHCLLLVDPEDADEIHRVEVFAHQLGRRALALRGTCTGEHGIGLGKRQLLQEEVGTVGMETMWQLKATLDPRGLMNPGKML; from the exons ATGGCCAGTCTGCTCCGGGCGGCAGTAACCTGGGGCCTGTTCCCTTGGAGGGGCTACTGCTCCAGGGGGACTCAG GGCAAACTCAGCAAGGACTTTGTGGAGACTCTGAAGGCAGTTGTGGGGAGCCCCCATGTGTCTACTGCTGCTTCAGTCCTAGAGCAACACGGGCATGATGAGTCAATGCACAG GTGCCAACCTCCAGACGTCGTGGTGTGGCCCCAGAATGTGGAGCAGGTCAGCCAGCTGGCAGCCCTGTGCTATGGCCAAAAGGTGCCCATCATCCCATTCGGTACAGGCACCGGGCTTGAGGGTGGAGTCTGTGCTGTGCAG GGTGGTGTCTGTATCAACCTGACACATATGGACCGAATCCTGGAGCTGAATCCGGAAGACTTCTCTGTGGTGGTGGAGCCCGGCGTCACCCGCAAAGCACTCAACACCTATGTGCGGGACAGTGGCCTCTGGTTTCCCGTAG aCCCAGGGGCAGACGCCTCTCTCTGTGGCATGGCGGCCACTGGGGCCTCGGGCACCAACACTGTGCGCTATGGTACCATGCGGGACAACGTGCTGAACCTGGAGGTGGTGCTGCCTGGCGGGCGGCTGCTTCACACCGCAGGCCAAAGCCGTCATTTCCG TGTCCAGGCGGCCGTGGATAGCACCATACACATCCTCCAGGCTGCAGTGCCCGTGGCCCGCATTG AGTTCCTGGATGATGTCATGATGGATGCCTGCAACAGGTACAGCAACCTGAACTGCTCCGTGGCACCCACGCTCTTTCTTGAGTTCCATGGCTCTGAGCAGGCACTGGCAGAGCAGCTACAGAGGACAG AGGAAATTGTCCAGTACAACGGAGCCTCCCACTTCTCCTGGGCCAAGGAGGCAGAGCAGCGCAGCCAACTCTGGACCGCAAGGCACAACGCCTGGTATGCAATCTTGGCCCTGCGGCCAGGCTGCAAG GGCTATGCCACCGACGTTTGTGTGCCCATCTCCCGGCTGCCGGAGATCCTGGTGCAGACCAAGGAGGATCTGAAGGCCTCGGGGCTCACAG GAGCCATTGTTGGACACGTGGGCGATGGCAACTTCCATTGCCTCCTACTGGTAGACCCGGAGGACGCCGACGAGATCCACAGGGTTGAGGTCTTCGCACACCAGCTGGGCAG gcGGGCACTGGCACTCCGTGGGACATGCACTGGGGAACATGGCATTGGGCTGGGCAAGCGGCAGCTGCTGCAGGAGGAGGTGGGCACCGTGGGCATGGAGACCATGTGGCAGCTCAAAGCTACACTGGATCCCCGAGGCCTTATGAACCCGGGCAAGATGCTGTGA
- the LDHD gene encoding putative D-lactate dehydrogenase, mitochondrial isoform X1 — translation MASLLRAAVTWGLFPWRGYCSRGTQGKLSKDFVETLKAVVGSPHVSTAASVLEQHGHDESMHRCQPPDVVVWPQNVEQVSQLAALCYGQKVPIIPFGTGTGLEGGVCAVQGGVCINLTHMDRILELNPEDFSVVVEPGVTRKALNTYVRDSGLWFPVDPGADASLCGMAATGASGTNTVRYGTMRDNVLNLEVVLPGGRLLHTAGQSRHFRKSAAGYNLTGLFVGSEGTLGLITAATLRLHPVPEAIVAATCAFPSVQAAVDSTIHILQAAVPVARIEFLDDVMMDACNRYSNLNCSVAPTLFLEFHGSEQALAEQLQRTEEIVQYNGASHFSWAKEAEQRSQLWTARHNAWYAILALRPGCKGYATDVCVPISRLPEILVQTKEDLKASGLTGAIVGHVGDGNFHCLLLVDPEDADEIHRVEVFAHQLGRRALALRGTCTGEHGIGLGKRQLLQEEVGTVGMETMWQLKATLDPRGLMNPGKML, via the exons ATGGCCAGTCTGCTCCGGGCGGCAGTAACCTGGGGCCTGTTCCCTTGGAGGGGCTACTGCTCCAGGGGGACTCAG GGCAAACTCAGCAAGGACTTTGTGGAGACTCTGAAGGCAGTTGTGGGGAGCCCCCATGTGTCTACTGCTGCTTCAGTCCTAGAGCAACACGGGCATGATGAGTCAATGCACAG GTGCCAACCTCCAGACGTCGTGGTGTGGCCCCAGAATGTGGAGCAGGTCAGCCAGCTGGCAGCCCTGTGCTATGGCCAAAAGGTGCCCATCATCCCATTCGGTACAGGCACCGGGCTTGAGGGTGGAGTCTGTGCTGTGCAG GGTGGTGTCTGTATCAACCTGACACATATGGACCGAATCCTGGAGCTGAATCCGGAAGACTTCTCTGTGGTGGTGGAGCCCGGCGTCACCCGCAAAGCACTCAACACCTATGTGCGGGACAGTGGCCTCTGGTTTCCCGTAG aCCCAGGGGCAGACGCCTCTCTCTGTGGCATGGCGGCCACTGGGGCCTCGGGCACCAACACTGTGCGCTATGGTACCATGCGGGACAACGTGCTGAACCTGGAGGTGGTGCTGCCTGGCGGGCGGCTGCTTCACACCGCAGGCCAAAGCCGTCATTTCCG GAAGAGTGCAGCTGGCTACAACCTCACCGGGCTCTTTGTGGGCTCTGAGGGGACACTGGGACTCATCACAGCAGCTACACTGCGCCTGCACCCTGTCCCTGAGGCCATAGTGGCTGCCACCTGTGCATTCCCCAGTGTCCAGGCGGCCGTGGATAGCACCATACACATCCTCCAGGCTGCAGTGCCCGTGGCCCGCATTG AGTTCCTGGATGATGTCATGATGGATGCCTGCAACAGGTACAGCAACCTGAACTGCTCCGTGGCACCCACGCTCTTTCTTGAGTTCCATGGCTCTGAGCAGGCACTGGCAGAGCAGCTACAGAGGACAG AGGAAATTGTCCAGTACAACGGAGCCTCCCACTTCTCCTGGGCCAAGGAGGCAGAGCAGCGCAGCCAACTCTGGACCGCAAGGCACAACGCCTGGTATGCAATCTTGGCCCTGCGGCCAGGCTGCAAG GGCTATGCCACCGACGTTTGTGTGCCCATCTCCCGGCTGCCGGAGATCCTGGTGCAGACCAAGGAGGATCTGAAGGCCTCGGGGCTCACAG GAGCCATTGTTGGACACGTGGGCGATGGCAACTTCCATTGCCTCCTACTGGTAGACCCGGAGGACGCCGACGAGATCCACAGGGTTGAGGTCTTCGCACACCAGCTGGGCAG gcGGGCACTGGCACTCCGTGGGACATGCACTGGGGAACATGGCATTGGGCTGGGCAAGCGGCAGCTGCTGCAGGAGGAGGTGGGCACCGTGGGCATGGAGACCATGTGGCAGCTCAAAGCTACACTGGATCCCCGAGGCCTTATGAACCCGGGCAAGATGCTGTGA